Part of the Vagococcus teuberi genome, TAACATGTTTATCATCTAAACAATAAACAACACTCTTTCCTTCTTTTCGTGATTTGACCAAATGATTATCCCTTAAAAGCTTCAGTTGATGAGATACAGCAGATTGTTCCATTTCTAAAAATTGAGTAATACTACTGACATTCATCTCCTTTTCAGACAAAGCAACGAGTATTTTCAATCGGGTTGGGTCTCCTATCGTTTTAAAAAAACGACTTGTTTGTTCAATCGTTTGAGAACTTAACTCTTTCAACTAGACATCTCCCCCTTTACGCACTATACTTAGCTAATTCATTCGTAAATAATTCTATTTTTTCAGTAACAGTCTCTTGTGTTTGATCCACTGCTCCAATATAAAACTTAATTTTTGGTTCTGTCCCAGAAGGCCTAATAGCAATCCAACTACCATCTTCTAAAAAGAATTTTAATACATTTGCCTTTGGTAATTCAAGTGTTTGCTCTTGTCCATCAGCAAATAGACGTTTTCCAACTGAATAATCTTCTGTATAGTTCACTTTTACGCTACCAAATGATGTTGGCAATTGTTCTCTCACGTCATGCATGATAGTTGCAATTTCTTTTAACCCTTCCATACCTGATTTGGTTACAGAAATCGTTTTTTCTTCAAAATAACCATATTCTTTGTACAAATCAAGTAAGGCATCATACAATGTTTGCCCTTTTTCCATGTAATAAGTTGCCACTTCAGCTAACATTACCAATGCTTGAATTGCATCTTTATCACGAACAAATGGTTTCACTAAGTAGCCATAACTTTCCTCAAAACCAAATAAAAATTCTGCCGAGTTTTTAGCTTCTGCTTCTTTGATTTGTTCGGCGATAAATTTAAAACCAGTTAACACATTTTTCATTTCAACATCATATGCGTCACAAATTCGTGTTGGTAACTCACTTGATACGATTGATTTTAATACCATACCATTGGATGGTAGCTCTTGTTTTTCTTGCTTTTTACTCAAAATATAATGCACCATCAAACTGGCTAATTGATTTCCGGTTAACACTCGAAACTCGCCACTTGGTAGTCTTACGGCTGCACCTAAACGATCGGCATCTGGGTCTGTTGCTACTAATAAATCAGCTGATAGCTCCTCACCTAAACGAATCGCATATTCGAATGCTGATAATTCTTCAGGGTTTGGTGATTTCACTGTAGTAAAATTAGGATCTGCAATCGCTTGTTCCTCAACTAAGGAAACATTGGTAAAGCCAATTTGTGATAATGCTTTTTCACCAAGCATTTTCCCTGTTCCATGTAATGGCGTGAAAACCATGTTTAATTTGTCGCCACTTCGTTTGATTAACTCATTGTCTATCGTCACGGATAACATCTCTTCTAAATAAATTGTGTCAACTTCTTCACCCACGATATTGATAAAATCATCTGACTTGTCATCAGAAATCACTTCAATTACCAATGGATTTTCAACGCTACGCACAAATTCTGTTACTTTGTCAGCGTCTTGTGGTGGCATCTGTGCACCATCTTCCCCGTATACTTTAAAACCGTTGTAATTTGCCGGATTATGGCTTGCAGTAATCATAATCCCTGCAATACAATTAAAATGTCGTACAGAAAATGATAATTCGGGCGTTGGACGTAAACTTTCAAATACGTATGACGTAATTCCGTGATTAGCTAGTGTTTTAGCTGATTCCATCGCAAATTCTGGTGATTGATGTCTCGAATCATACGCAATCGCAACCCCTCTTTTTTTGGCATCCTCACCTAATGTTGCGATAAATAAAGCTAAACCGTTAGCTGCTTGACGAACAGTATAAATATTCATACGGTTGATTCCCGCACCTAAAATCCCTCTCATACCTGCTGTGCCAAACTCTAACGGTGCATAAAAAGCATCTTGTAATTCGGTTTCATTTTGTTCTATTTCAAACAGATTATTCTTTAAACTAGGTTCTAATTCATTAAATTCTTTCCATTTTAGATAAGTGTTTTTCCAACTCATTCTGTCACCCCATATAAATTTGTCTTATTTATTATATCATTACATCATCAATTTTACTAAAAAATTATAGGGCAAATTAATCTAAAAAAACAGATGACTTATACCATCTGTTTTTAATGCCTGTAAACTAAATCGTGTTGATAGATTAAATGCTCTCAATGCGATTTTTTGTTTTATTCATAAAAAAAAGGGGCATTCTTATTCGCAAAATTAAGTCGTCTATAACTAACCTTACAAAGGAGAATCCCACTATGAATAATAATACAAGGAAACTACTCAATTTAACAGATGATTCTCTTATTTTTAGAGTGATGTTCACAGACACCCGTTGAATTACCAAAGTATTTTAGAGATAAATTCAAAATATTTGGTAAGTTCTTCCAAAGGGTCATGAATGCCTTCAAATACTCCTATTCAAATGGTTTCTTAGAAGGCTTTAATAATAAAATTAAAGTGATTAAACGTATGGCCTATGGCTATCGAAACTTTCTCCTATTCAAACGACGTATCTTTTTGATTCAAAATCAAGTTTTTCAGGTTAAATAAAAAAGCGAGAGAATGTCTTCCCTCACTTCAATTAATTCTATTTCATTTTTGAGACTTTTTCCTCAATATTATTGTCCATCAACACGATTTGACATAGAGCCAAAAAAAGAGTTAAGCAAAACTAGCATAACTCTTTATACAAATACTATTAAATTTTTATAAAAACTCACTATAAACGTCGTCCACTGATTTGTTTTCATCGATAACAATATACAAACGATTATCTTTTGAAATTTTTGTTGTTTGATAAATGTTATCTAGTCCTTCTTGTCCTGGTGTTTCTTTGTCTTTGTATGGGAAGTAGATTAAATCACTTGTTCCATCATCAAAAACAATGTCCATTTTTTCAATATCTTGGTATTTTGTCGCACGTTCAAACATACCTGACTCTAATCCACCTAAGTTAATATCATCTGTTTGGACATGATCTGCTTCACTTAAAATCTCAATTTTAAACCCTTCACATGGTCTGATTTTTTGGAAGTCACTACCATGAATACGACCATAACTTGTTGATACTTTACTAATCCATAAATCGCCAATACATTCACGGTCTATTGTCCATGTTTCACCATTTCTAAAATAAAATTTAAAACTTGTCATTGTTTTTGCCATAAATGATCTCCTCTTTCCAATTAGAAACTTATCATATCTCTTACACGTTTATTGTAACACGGTCGTGAGCAAAAATAAACAACTTTATTAAACTTTTCACAAATTATATCTATTATTAGTTAGTACGCTCCATAAACGTTAACGAATTAACTATGACACGAGAGTGAGAACCTGTTGCAATCAACTTTTCACCATCAAACGCTTGGTAATCAAACTCAAAATGTTTTTTCTCGCATTCTTTAAGTTCTACTTTAATCGTAATCAACGCTCCAAGAGCTGAAGGTTTTAAATGTTTGATATTAATTGCTAATCCCACTGTTGTTTCGTCTTTTTCTAATTTTTGCGCCACGGCATTCATACAAACATTCTCAACCATTGCAATTAATCCTGGTGTACCTAAAACAGCAAAGGTACCAGAACCAAGTTCTTTTGCGGTATATTTTTTTGTGACTTCCAACGTTGTACTAAATGTCATCTTCTACCCCACCATTTCCTTTATTTTTTCTAATAATACCTTTTTATCATTTTCCCATTGACCTTCAACTACGTGTTTTTCAGTTTGTTTTAATACTCTCCCTAACCAAGGGCCTGGCTTTTTATCCATATAAGCTAAAATATCTCGCCCAGATACTTTTAAATCTGCCATTGATTTGATTGGCAGTTGATTATATGCCTTAATTAGCTCGTCTTCGTTGTTCTCTAAGCCGAAAAAGTCTCTGACTTGTTCAACTAAAGAAATCACTTCAATGCCAGCTTGATACATCTCTTTGGCACTCCACTGACTGGTTAATCGCTCGTTATAGCAATCAATTACTTTTTCAACTAAATTAGACAATCGTTTGGATGCTTTCCATTTACCGAGTAACGTCTTGGCATGCTTTTCTTCTATCGCAATTAATAAACAGCTCCAAGCTAATTCTTCACTCGTCAACAACATCTCAGGATTTTGATTAGCAAAGCTAACTAACAATTCCTTTTTATGACTAAACCCTGGACAACAGATAAAACAATTTGTTTCAACAAAAGGGATGATACCTCTTTTTCTTTCTGCTCCCATAAGAAGTTTAACCCATTCGATATAAATTCGTTCAATCGCAATCTTTGTTAACAGTTGATGATTTTTTGAAATAGCTTCTTCCGTTTTTTCTTCTATATCAAAACTCAACTGACTCGCAAAACGCAACGCACGCATCATTCTTAGTGCGTCTTCACTAAAACGCTCATCAGGATTACCGACTGCTTTTATTTCTTTTGCATGAATGGACTCTATTCCATCAAACAAATCAATAATATTCCCTTCACGTGTCATAGCTAATGCATTCATCGTAAAGTCTCGGCGTTTTAAATCCTCTTCAAGTGAACGAACAAATGTGACTGTATCTGGTCGACGATAATCTTGATAAGTTGATTCTGTTCTAAAAGTTGTAATCTCATATTGATCTTCTTCATACAACACCAATACAGTCCCATGATCGATTCCAACATCAATCGTACGAGGAAAAATTTCTTTTATCTCTTCTGGAAAAGCACTTGTAGCTATGTCAACATCATGAATTTCATGATTTAAAATCACATCTCTCACACTACCACCTACAAAGTAAGCTTCATAACCGTGCTCATTTATCTTATCTATTACTGGTAACGCTTGTTTAAATTCAATTGGTAAGTCATTTATCTTCATAATTATCTACTTTCTAATCCATACTTTTTTCCTCATCGACTCGTTCAAAGCGATGACTATCTCTAGCATAAAACTTTTTCATGTTATCTTCAAATACTTTTGTCAAATCAATGTCGAGTGAATTTGCCATAATAAGGAGAACAACTAACACATCTCCTAGTTCTTCTTCCACTGTTTTCGGTATTTCATCAGTCTTTTTGGCTTTTTCCCCGTAGTAATGATTGATTTCGCGGGCTAACTCTCCTGTTTCTTCTGTTAATCTTGCTAGTTGCGCAAGTGGTGAAAAATATCCTGCCTTAAACTGCGAGATATAATCATCCACCTCTTGTTGCATATCTGATAAATATTTTGGTTGTGTCATGTTTAACTCCTTTAAAAATGTTCTAAAATACATCTAGTTTTTGGTCCCCCTTACCTCTTGTTGACCTGCCGACACAGTGATAAGATAAACCTGAGTGCAGTAAATCTGGTTTTTTGGGGGCGTATTATGCGTATAAATAAGCAATTTTTCATTAATTGTATCATGATTTTTCTTGGAGCGAGCATTTTTAGTTTTGGTTTGGTAAATTTTAACATGGCAAACAAATTAGCCGAAGGTGGAATGACTGGTATCGCACTGATTATTTATAATTTATTTTCCATCAATCCAGCGTTAACCACGTTAGTGTTAAATGTGCCACTCATCCTAATTGGTCTCAAACTGTTAGGTCTGGAGCCGTTAATTTTAACTTTAGTGGGTTCTCTCTCACTTTCTTTAAACTTATGGCTGTGGCAAAAAGTTCCGCTAGCCATTTCAGTTGATAATGACATTTTAATAGCCGCACTACTCGCAGGTATTTGTGGTGGATTTGGTAGCGGGATTGTGTACAAATATGGTGGGACAACTGGTGGGACAGATATTATCGCCCGAATCATTGAACGCAGATTTGGTATGACAATTGGCCGTTCACTTTTTGCTTTAGACGTCGTAGTTCTTCTTCTTTCTTTGACTTACTTGTCGTTAAAAGAAATGATGTATACGCTAATTACCGTATTTGTTTTTAGTCGAGTCGTTGATTTTGTCCAAGACGCGTCATATGGTGCCAAAGGAGTATTCGTTGTTTCTGATCATGACCGAGAAATTGGTGAGCGAATTATGTCCGAATTAGAACGTGGTGTGACGTATATCAATAGCGAAGGTGGTTTTTCTAAGGAAAGTCGTCAGATGGTCTATTGTGTGGCAAGTATTAGTGAAATGAGCCGTATAAAAGAAATAAGTTACGAAATCGACCCACGAGCTTTTATGACCTTCTTTAATATTAATGAAGTGACAGGTGAAGGATTTACATATAAAGAATTACAAGAAA contains:
- a CDS encoding CCA tRNA nucleotidyltransferase, encoding MKINDLPIEFKQALPVIDKINEHGYEAYFVGGSVRDVILNHEIHDVDIATSAFPEEIKEIFPRTIDVGIDHGTVLVLYEEDQYEITTFRTESTYQDYRRPDTVTFVRSLEEDLKRRDFTMNALAMTREGNIIDLFDGIESIHAKEIKAVGNPDERFSEDALRMMRALRFASQLSFDIEEKTEEAISKNHQLLTKIAIERIYIEWVKLLMGAERKRGIIPFVETNCFICCPGFSHKKELLVSFANQNPEMLLTSEELAWSCLLIAIEEKHAKTLLGKWKASKRLSNLVEKVIDCYNERLTSQWSAKEMYQAGIEVISLVEQVRDFFGLENNEDELIKAYNQLPIKSMADLKVSGRDILAYMDKKPGPWLGRVLKQTEKHVVEGQWENDKKVLLEKIKEMVG
- a CDS encoding thioesterase family protein encodes the protein MTFSTTLEVTKKYTAKELGSGTFAVLGTPGLIAMVENVCMNAVAQKLEKDETTVGLAINIKHLKPSALGALITIKVELKECEKKHFEFDYQAFDGEKLIATGSHSRVIVNSLTFMERTN
- a CDS encoding phospho-sugar mutase, coding for MSWKNTYLKWKEFNELEPSLKNNLFEIEQNETELQDAFYAPLEFGTAGMRGILGAGINRMNIYTVRQAANGLALFIATLGEDAKKRGVAIAYDSRHQSPEFAMESAKTLANHGITSYVFESLRPTPELSFSVRHFNCIAGIMITASHNPANYNGFKVYGEDGAQMPPQDADKVTEFVRSVENPLVIEVISDDKSDDFINIVGEEVDTIYLEEMLSVTIDNELIKRSGDKLNMVFTPLHGTGKMLGEKALSQIGFTNVSLVEEQAIADPNFTTVKSPNPEELSAFEYAIRLGEELSADLLVATDPDADRLGAAVRLPSGEFRVLTGNQLASLMVHYILSKKQEKQELPSNGMVLKSIVSSELPTRICDAYDVEMKNVLTGFKFIAEQIKEAEAKNSAEFLFGFEESYGYLVKPFVRDKDAIQALVMLAEVATYYMEKGQTLYDALLDLYKEYGYFEEKTISVTKSGMEGLKEIATIMHDVREQLPTSFGSVKVNYTEDYSVGKRLFADGQEQTLELPKANVLKFFLEDGSWIAIRPSGTEPKIKFYIGAVDQTQETVTEKIELFTNELAKYSA
- a CDS encoding nucleotide pyrophosphohydrolase; protein product: MTQPKYLSDMQQEVDDYISQFKAGYFSPLAQLARLTEETGELAREINHYYGEKAKKTDEIPKTVEEELGDVLVVLLIMANSLDIDLTKVFEDNMKKFYARDSHRFERVDEEKSMD
- a CDS encoding ArsR/SmtB family transcription factor, whose protein sequence is MKELSSQTIEQTSRFFKTIGDPTRLKILVALSEKEMNVSSITQFLEMEQSAVSHQLKLLRDNHLVKSRKEGKSVVYCLDDKHVKSILSQTFDHMNHI
- a CDS encoding YitT family protein, translated to MRINKQFFINCIMIFLGASIFSFGLVNFNMANKLAEGGMTGIALIIYNLFSINPALTTLVLNVPLILIGLKLLGLEPLILTLVGSLSLSLNLWLWQKVPLAISVDNDILIAALLAGICGGFGSGIVYKYGGTTGGTDIIARIIERRFGMTIGRSLFALDVVVLLLSLTYLSLKEMMYTLITVFVFSRVVDFVQDASYGAKGVFVVSDHDREIGERIMSELERGVTYINSEGGFSKESRQMVYCVASISEMSRIKEISYEIDPRAFMTFFNINEVTGEGFTYKELQEIHEQAKKQK